One region of Populus trichocarpa isolate Nisqually-1 chromosome 4, P.trichocarpa_v4.1, whole genome shotgun sequence genomic DNA includes:
- the LOC7493587 gene encoding uncharacterized protein LOC7493587 isoform X1, translating into MAQILRGYELRLLRCTLTPPPPPSDSPSPCPPSDPNNLHSHINFLLTCIQSGNYLQALFSDSAKLVTASTQLDSTKSPDRVYNELVERVEQFIRDGGGGGDEEDGFRVILVICVAIAAFFCFIQGNITGPVSEIPECPLLLKVEESIEWDSWARNQLISDGAHLLGKFSNLECIVFAKMLVMKAKDLLFEGSISSAYGIRSISWWLARVLLVEQRILDELSSSLFDLLQVSMGETLRHFGTLEHVANYWGDELGNEEAADIVSTVHLEAGIMEQTYGHVDSCRLHLESAEVASGIQLSLTGVLGYRTVHQVEPKQQRLLVVDRSSSHTGSTSSTMSPDIKTRDSTTAKNDQHEISQASDIHRTPVLLETGDKSEIGAQGNQNVAPRGAAPLKAVQQAVILARCLLIEISSRHDELQRWDMAPFIETIDSQPTSFFTLRCFCDLLRIRWEKTRSRTKQRALEMMEKLVEGMHNSLPGVAQRIPFCYIANIPTIPALRKEHGELLISCGLMGEAITIFESLELWDNLIYCYCLLEKKAAAVQLIKKRLSEMPNDPRLWCSLGDVTNDDSCYEKAIEVSNNKSARAKRSLARSAYNRGDYETSKIMWEAALALNSLYPDGWFALGSAALKARDVDKALVGFTKAVQFDPENGEAWNNIACLHMIRKRSEEAFIAFNEALKFKRDSWQMWAQYSHVALDVGNVHKALESVRMVLNITSGKATGKEIDADILERIMLEIEERISRRPFKPPSVSDDTSLTTQHCPDDSHNDSINKSEQRIAVGRSRETEQLVDLLGKILQQIVKRVSRADIWGLYARWHKLKGDLTMCSEALLKQVRSYQGSDLWKDRDRFKLYARASLELCKVYMEISSSTGSHRELSTAEMHLKNIVRQAGSFSDTEEFKDVQACLDEVKKRQSD; encoded by the exons ATGGCTCAAATCCTCCGCGGTTACGAACTCCGTCTCCTCCGCTGCACCCTAACACCGCCGCCTCCGCCGTCTGATTCCCCTTCTCCATGTCCACCGTCCGATCCTAACAACCTTCACTCCCACATCAATTTCCTCCTCACTTGTATCCAATCAGGAAATTACCTCCAAGCTCTCTTCTCTGACTCTGCCAAACTCGTCACTGCGTCAACACAACTTGACTCAACTAAGTCACCCGACCGAGTTTACAATGAGTTGGTGGAGCGAGTTGAGCAGTTTATAAGGGatggtggcggcggcggcgatGAAGAAGATGGTTTCAGAGTTATTCTGGTCATTTGTGTTGCTATTGCTGCGTTCTTTTGCTTCATTCAGGGTAACATTACTGG gccAGTGAGTGAGATACCTGAATGCCCTTTGCTATTGAAAGTTGAAGAATCTATAGAATGGGATAGTTGGGCTCGAAATCAGCTTATATCAGATGGCGCCCATTTGCTTGGGAAGTTCTCCAATCTTGAG TGTATAGTTTTTGCTAAAATGTTGGTCATGAAGGCAAAAGATTTGTTATTTGAAGGAAGCATCTCTTCGGCATATGGAATCAGAAGCATTTCATGGTGGCTTGCTAGGGTCTTGCTTGTTGAACAAAGGATTTTGGATGAGCTATCTTCttcattatttgatttattgcaAGTGTCTATGGGTGAAACCCTACGCCATTTTGGCACCTTGGAACATGTAGCAAATTACTGGGGTGATGAGTTGGGTAATGAAGAAGCAGCTGATATTGTCTCAACAGTCCACTTGGAAGCAGGAATAATGGAACAGACCTATGGACATGTCGATTCGTGCAG ACTGCATCTTGAATCAGCTGAAGTAGCATCAGGGATTCAGCTTTCCCTTACGGGGGTTCTTGGCTATCGAACCGTGCATCag GTAGAACCGAAGCAACAAAGGCTACTTGTTGTGGATAGAAGCTCATCACACACTGGCAGTACCAGCTCCACAATGAGCCCTGACATCAAGACACGTGATTCTACTACTGCTAAGAATGATCAGCATGAAATATCTCAAGCCTCTGACATTCATAGGACACCAGTATTATTGGAGACTGGTGACAAGTCTGAAATTGGAGCACAAGGTAATCAAAATGTTGCTCCTCGTGGTGCTGCCCCTTTAAAAGCAGTTCAACAGGCAGTGATTCTGGCACGGTGCCTTTTGATTGAAATAAGCAGTCGACATGATGAGCTTCAAA GATGGGATATGGCTCCATTCATAGAGACCATCGATTCTCAGCCCACATCATTCTTTACT TTACGGTGTTTTTGTGACCTCCTACGTATCCGATGGGAAAAAACTCGTTCTCGCACAAAGCAGCGTGCTTTAGAGATGATGGAGAAATTG GTTGAGGGCATGCACAACTCTTTGCCTGGAGTGGCACAAAGGATTCCATTTTGTTATATCGCCAATATACCTACTATTCCTGCCCTgcgaaa aGAACATGGTGAACTTCTAATTAGTTGTGGCTTGATGGGAGAGGCAATTACAATCTTTGAGAGTTTAGAGTTATGGGACAACTTAATATACTGCTACTG CTTATTGGAGAAAAAGGCAGCAGCTGTTCAACTCATCAAGAAACGGCTGTCTGAAATGCCTAACGACCCGAGGTTATG GTGTTCGTTGGGCGATGTTACAAATGATGATAGCTGTTATGAAAAAGCCATTGAAGTTTCAAATAATAAGTCTGCACGAGCCAAG CGATCTCTTGCTCGTAGCGCTTACAATAGAGGAGACTATGAAACATCTAAAATCATGTG GGAGGCTGCACTGGCCCTGAATTCTTTATATCCAGATGGTTGGTTTGCTCTTGGTTCTGCTGCATTGAAG GCTAGGGATGTTGATAAGGCACTGGTTGGGTTTACTAAAGCTGTTCAATTTGATCCTGAGAATGGGGAGGCTTGGAATAATATTGCTTGTTT ACATATGATAAGGAAGAGGAGCGAAGAGGCCTTCATTGCATTCAATGAAGCCCTGAAGTTCAA ACGAGACAGCTGGCAGATGTGGGCACAATATAGTCATGTTGCCTTGGACGTTGGCAATGTTCATAAG GCTCTGGAATCTGTTCGGATGGTTTTGAATATAACCAGTGGCAAAGCTACTGGTAAAGAAATTGATGCCGATATATTAGAGAGAATTATGTTAGAAATAGAAGAGCGGATTTCAAGGAGACCTTTTAAGCCCCCCAGTGTGTCGGATGATACTAGTCTTACCACTCAACATTGCCCTGATGATTCTCATAATGATTCCATAAACAAATCAGAACAAAGAATTGCAGTTGGAAGGTCACGCGAAACTGAGCAGCTGGTGGACTTGCTTGGAAAAATCCTACAGCAG ATAGTTAAAAGAGTAAGTAGAGCAGATATTTGGGGCTTATATGCAAGGTGGCACAAACTTAAAGGAGATCTCACAATGTGCTCTGAAGCCCTATTGAAGCAAGTTAGATCATATCAG